In Diabrotica undecimpunctata isolate CICGRU chromosome 4, icDiaUnde3, whole genome shotgun sequence, a single genomic region encodes these proteins:
- the LOC140438945 gene encoding uncharacterized protein: MESWFDAIEQTNVTTEYDIIQAFADDQIILLTGKSLGQIEHKWAQIWTVCEKWAESYKLSYNSSKTEALFIPHKPTRAPRVRIKDDLITPSANLKYLGLTIDTGLQWLDHVKLNRQKAADIGHKLFIIAGKDWGRKAQTLKAIYEGAIKPMLLYGAEIWGKRATDSRIAKQLAAAERPFLRAITRAYNTAPTSALHVLAGTTPLSVDALAAHLTYTEHKNTIDTHKIRTIETQHPTARIIQKLHDTTPDIRAFADASVKNIEDNTSKTIGTNIESTQTNVRTNYIIDTTGNINDLETMALHINTENITQNILEYQNKTITFYTDSQIVLQQLQDGNNRNKTIIKIKKNLEILTKHNILYTVAKTNKNEPGHKIAHNLANQAHLNPQNTRSVTTRQDIKQIKLNTKLNKWQPYWNNATTGRKTYNIIQQVKLTEPKFNWKTTQLLTGHGHTQEYYNRFNLRNTNGNCTHYNTLEDQQHIINDCTLPQRITARQTLTNKLTQVHMTYPPTNIDTTNKEIVEWINDWGEQMILDDEEDDQ, translated from the coding sequence ATGGAATCCTGGTTCGACGCCATCGAGCAAACAAACGTGACAACAGAATACGACATAATACAGGCTTTTGCGGACGACCAGATAATCCTGCTAACTGGGAAATCTCTAGGCCAAATAGAACACAAATGGGCACAAATATGGACGGTGTGTGAAAAATGGGCTGAGTCTTACAAACTGTCATACAACAGTAGTAAGACTGAAGCTCTGTTCATCCCGCATAAACCAACCAGGGCCCCCCGAGTCAGAATAAAAGATGATTTAATAACACCGTCAGCAAACCTAAAATACTTAGGACTGACCATAGACACGGGCCTTCAATGGTTGGATCATGTCAAGTTGAACAGACAAAAAGCAGCCGACATTGGTCACAAGCTCTTCATAATAGCAGGAAAAGACTGGGGCCGCAAAGCACAGACACTCAAGGCCATCTACGAAGGCGCGATAAAACCCATGCTCCTATACGGAGCAGAGATCTGGGGAAAGAGAGCGACAGACAGTAGAATCGCTAAACAATTGGCCGCCGCAGAAAGACCATTTCTGCGAGCGATCACGAGGGCATACAACACCGCCCCCACATCGGCCCTCCATGTACTCGCCGGAACGACTCCGCTAAGCGTAGATGCCTTGGCAGCACACCTAACCTACACGGAACACAAAAACACAATAGACACACACAAAATCAGAACCATAGAGACACAACACCCAACCGCACGCATTATACAAAAACTTCATGACACTACACCGGACATAAGGGCGTTTGCAGATGCGAGTGTCAAAAACATAGAAGACAACACCAGTAAAACAATAGGTACCAATATAGAATCAACCCAGACCAACGTTAGAACAAATTACATAATCGACACCACTGGAAACATAAATGACTTAGAAACCATGGCACTACACATAAACACCGAAAACATTACACAAAACATACTGGAAtaccaaaacaaaacaataacCTTTTACACAGACTCACAAATAGTATTACAACAACTCCAGGAcggaaacaacagaaataaaacgatcataaaaataaaaaagaacctAGAAATACTCACAAAACATAACATACTCTACACTGTTGCCAAAACAAATAAGAACGAACCAGGCCATAAAATTGCACATAACCTTGCAAACCAAGCTCACTTAAATCCACAAAACACAAGATCAGTAACCACAAGGCaggatataaaacaaataaagctGAATACAAAACTAAATAAATGGCAACCATACTGGAACAACGCAACAACAGGACGCAAAACATACAACATAATACAACAAGTGAAACTGACAGAACCAAAATTTAACTGGAAAACCACACAACTTCTCACGGGACACGGACATACACAGGAATATTACAATAGATTTAACTTAAGAAACACCAACGGGAACTGTACACATTACAACACACTAGAAGACCAGCAACACATAATAAACGACTGCACACTGCCACAGAGAATTACAGCGAGACAGACCCTGACAAATAAACTAACACAAGTACACATGACATATCCACCAACGAACATCGACACCACAAACAAGGAAATAGTAGAATGGATAAATGACTGGGGAGAACAAATGATACTAGACGACGAAGAAGACGACCAATAA